In Dermacentor variabilis isolate Ectoservices chromosome 7, ASM5094787v1, whole genome shotgun sequence, a genomic segment contains:
- the LOC142588243 gene encoding uncharacterized protein LOC142588243: MENAAGGRRPDAGRSCRVTSTTHEYVRGHAEGTAPSAPNRRAGLPASSRRTRRTYEMIWCSSVPAAASIARHTLLRRLLLALERGTAAAANRRQRQPRASSSESQSSRESGQGSEHETRGSPPRAAPASSHLDVEDFRVTRHGTRRQTLRTSFSWSREVHVPARTCPRGPSTSVSQP, encoded by the exons ATGGAGAACGCAGCGGGAGGTCGACGGCCAGACGCAGGGCGTAGCTGCAGAGTGACGTCCACAACACACGAGTATGTGCGCGGCCATGCGGAGGGAACCGCACCGAGTGCCCCCAATCGCCGTGCCGGGCTCCCTGCTTCCAGCCGTCGCACTCGCCGCACCTACGAGATGATCTGGTGCTCAAGCGTTCCTGCTGCTGCCTCCATAGCAAGGCATACGCTGCTacgcag GTTACTCTTGGCTCTGGAGCGGGGGACCGCCGCTGCTGCTAATCGGCGCCAACGACAGCCGCGCGCGAGTTCATCGGAATCACAGAGTTCACGAGAGTCTGGCCAAGGTTCGGAGCACGAGACCCGAGGTTCGCCGCCACGTGCGGCACCCGCCAGCAGCCATTTGGATGTCGAGGATTTTCGGGTCACTCGACATGGCACTCGTCGCCAAACGCTGCGCACAAGCTTCAG TTGGTCACGCGAGGTACATGTCCCAGCGAGGACGTGCCCGCGGGGGCCTTCGACGTCCGTCAGCCAGCCCTAA